tgtgttggcagtgtgtgtacacaaccaccttgtaatgataaagatccacccagtgttttttttttaaatctttaaatcaAGCCGATCTAagatgcctgtctgtgtgacgtcacaaaGACAGGCCCCTTCCActattgtttgattgacagtAGCGTTTCAGCACAAATACGTTTCAggataactgggccacatttgtGGCATCATATGCGGGCCACTTTAGATTCACAGCCACATTAGTCAGTGCTTACTCTGCCACATCTTTGCCAAAACTGGACCagatatgttttaatatacctGGGCCACATTTGCAGAAACATATGTGGACCACATTTGGTTTACACCCTGATTAGCCTTTGTCGATTGTGCCACATTTTTGCCAACATTTGGTTGGCACTATTTGGGCCTTATTCACTATTTACCACATGGGCCACTTTAGGGTCACATTCAGATTACACATTGCCATGAACACCGCACCTTTGCCTACAGAGGCCCGCATGTGATTTTATACATTTGGgccatttttgctattttacaTGTAGGCCACTTCAGGCTTACATCCATGTTGTACGGGCCATAAGAAGGCCAGCAGTGCCGTATCATTGCCTTAAGTGGATACATCCGCATGCTATCTGGGTAATAACTGCACTTAGGAACATGTTAACAAATTTTCAGTCTTATTAACTTCTTTCTTAAGATTTTCATGAATTTGACCCCTGTTTAGAGGACAGTTGTGGTCATCAGCTCATCTGCAGTTCCAGTATTTTGACTGTAATGTTGTACCACACCCATGTTAtgaatgttatgaaactgctcTGATTTTGCAACACAAACCATTATCAATTAAGAGATATttgtaacacaaataaaaatgtaggcctactgagtaaaacataaataatggtGTATTTAATTACATTCTGTAGAACTTTACAGATCATTAAAACTTTACAAAAATCACAAAGACATATGATCTatacttaaaggaatattttGGGTTCAGCTGATTCTGACATCCAGAGCTACATGCGTATATCTTGTATGTTGTGGTTTCACATAAAAGTTGATGCACATGACAAGAAGTGTCACTGACACCGCAAGCTGAGAAAAAAAGGCTTGCAGGCAGCTCAGTGTCTCAACCCATTCTTATAATTATATAGTGTTTTGTCAGCAAGAGCTCATTGATTGTCTTCATGATGACCATCATCTCTCTGCTCCTGCTGGTCTCTCTGCACCTGACCTTCACTGGTGAGACTGATTATATAACAGCATATTAGCTATATTAACTGGTATGTACTGAATAAGCTGACTAATAGTTATATCTCTCTCAGCTCGTGTGAATGTGGGAATAGTGAATGGCACAAAAGCAAAACCCCACTCCAGACCTTACATGGTTTCTCTTCAGAAGGACAAGGAACACATCTGTGGTGGATTCCTCATCTCTGATGAGTTTATGACTGCTGCACATTTCTGGAGAGGGTAAGagttttgggtaacactttagaatacttttCCTttcgttaatgaataactacacaggaacaagtGACTAATGGattattaacattgtagtaactaccATTACATagcaagaaactctgattaatgatttAGTAAGTAGCGctcagttgaaactggtagttcactattagctaatcaataactactatttttttatatatatatatatcctggagaactactaagaactactgtatacaggttcataattaatgtgaattatgcataatgtataattaattctaaaatgaagatcatggtaacccactagtaatgactcaagaattaccaaattcttctaaatgaactactaattatttggatccgtattctaaagtgaagatcacggtaacccactagtaatgatttaagtgttaccaaatctagcaaaatgaattacttaccaaaactttacaaaaacctcaaaagtgtACAATAACGTCAGTAATAACTAGGGAGTTATCacaatcttcactttagaatactgatcccaaaaaaaaaattaattcctttagaaggatgtagtaacacctgaataattactattcaatactttacaaaactctcaaaagcttacaatgatttcagtcattactagggagttatcatgatcttcactttagaatactgatccaaataattagtaataatttggtaatacttgagtctttactagtgggttaccatgacctttactttagaattaattatacattatgtattattcatattaattatgaacctgtatacagtagttcttataGTTCTtagggaggtatgaaaaaataatagCTACTGATTaactaatagtgaactaccacatttgactaagcactattacttactaattcattaatcagagtttcttgttagttactagtagttaatagagtgctaatattgtgttactcttgtgttcttgtgtagttattcattaatgatggaacattattctaaagtgttaccaagtttTGTTTAGTCTAAACTGCAATGTTGAGTTAAAACTGACAAAAGGACTGCAGTGCAACAAGACAATGTATTGGATTGCATAAATGCACACTTCTCTTTGAACAGATATACAGATATTCTGACGGTTGTGGTTGGTGCTCATGACTTAAAGAACAGTGAGATTTCATACCGCATTGAAGTGAAGTCCTACATCCCACATCCACACTTTACATCCTGTTCACTTCAGAATGATATCATGCTTTTGAGGGTAAAAACCTGTAAAACATTTAGTTGTTCAAAATAATATCTGATCAGGAAACAGTGGCATAAACCTGACATAACTATGTTTGAATTTCTATTCAAATATCTTTTTTATGAAgcaattgtaaataataataaaaaataaacattggcCTTCAGGGCTTCTGTAATAATCTCAAAAACAGCAGTATAATCAACTGCAGTTCAGTCTTATAAAAGATTATTAAATCTCTTAATAATGGTTGTGTTGTTGAATTACAGCTACAGGAAAAGATCAAACTAGACAACAATGTTACATGGATATCATTACCAAAGGATGGAGATGTTGATGGAGATATTCTCTGTAGTGTTGCGGGCTGGGGACAACTGTGGATGAAGGGCCCATTGAGTGATCATCTTATGGAGGCAAACGTGACTACAATAAACCATGTAGAATGTCAACATAAATGGGGATCCGAGTACTTGGCCTCGCAGATGATCTGTGCACATGGTGATGGAGGATCCTGCATAGTAtgtacaaaaacatttacagaCTATATGGTAACGTATGAACTGGTTTCATTAGTGATGTGCTGATCTTTGTTTCTTATCAGGGAGATTCAGGAGGTCCTTTGGTTTGTGGAGACACTGCAGTTGGTGTCACATCTTTTGCGTACAGTAAAAGCTGCAATTCAGCTGAGCATCCTAATGTCTACACTAAGATTTCAGCATATCTTCCATGGATTCACCaaattattagaaatattaagtgaattaatgaaaaaattaaggaataattttatttttttcttgaattCTTCTGTAAATCTTTCAATAAAAGAGTCACATGGCAATCAATCAGTAGAAGTGTCCTCATTGTCACAATCATatataaaaatgcccaaaaagTCCAAAGTCATTCCACATTAGTTCACTTGGTTGCCATCTTGGTGATGCTCTTTAATTTATAGTCATGCATGTATGATGGGGAAAAATTCTAAAAACTGTGGGTAAATAATTGTTCAGTCtgctgaaacaaaacaaaataataaaataaaaacaggtcTAACAATCAACTGCTGTAATTTCTTAAACTCACTATGCAAAACCACAAAAAATAGTTTGTATTAACTGAAACCCTGGTTAAAGAAGGACAATTACTGACTTTTGTTGCATTAGTCCTACTATGTCGGTAAAATATgtcctgatttaaaaaaaaaacaaaacaaaaaataaaataaactggtATCTcaatttatatgtataaaaaaagcCAGTGTAGTAAATTATTTCTCACAGCAcctttaattcattttacattGCTTTCAAACATAGGCTTTAAGTCATCTATACCAAAGTTAATCTGTAAAGCACCATATGCTTCTCCACACTGCAAGGTTTTATATCTGTCTTGTTCTGTTGTTACTGCAGAGCCATTTAATGTAGTTTATGTACAGACACATGGCCTATATTGTAAAGGTATGTATTtcttaaaacagaaaaatgaagaattttgtgaattatttatttttacattgtgtGGAAAAAGGGCAATCCCTTctcattaatttattattttgaacaaatatacattaaatgtatttataaatcatgaataatttccaaataaataaataaaaacagtttgtgGCACATCTGTTCGCATAGAATAAGTGTATCATAGGTCattacaaataccacattaacaGTGGCTTTCATTAATATAAACCTTTCTTTTTGCATGATGCTGCATGTGAGCAAATTGGTGTTAGTACAAGTTAGTCAAATACTGGCCAGCACAAGATAaaccaaaattaaatgaataaataaaaatatccaaaTGGCACAGCAATGCATAACAGGGttgctattttattattattattataactttattttttatcattatggAACATTGACAACCCTCTACTGCACAGAGCTGCCCTCAAGCAACGAAAACTTTTTCTTATGCCCCATGTTAAGTGCAtggttttttaaatgattgcaaccaattaaaatgtttgaaaagtaTCAAAGAATAGTCCAATAAGGTGTGGGAGTCACTATCAAGCACCATTTGAAGGTGGGACATCCTGTTTTGACACATGGTCACAGAAGCACATGGTGTGAGAAGGCAAGATTATTTGCTTTAGTaatcttatttaaaatgacatgaactgtacatttaaaaatatgcgCGTGTGTATATGAAGGTGTAGAGAAGACTTTTGTcaggttttattatttttttttttttgcatgttcagaaatcagtttttctttttgttgcgCGGACTGTAAGAGGTAAGGAAGCAGGGGTCCACAGCTCCCATCCCTAACCAGGATTTCCCATTATTTGTGACAAAAAGTGAAGATGCAATGTTCCTGCAAAGGAACACCAAAGTGATgtgcaaaaaatgtaatgtgCACATCTGTTTCACAGCAGAGAAGAAGTGCTTCTTGAAGTTCAACACGGAGTAAAATCTCATTCCATGAAGTACATGATATGACACGACACACTACATCAGGGCTGGGAaacttcggtcctggagggccactgtcctgctaataaaattattttaagatcaCTAGAAAGCTAAGATCCTCTTCTGACTCCTACTCAGAAAAGAAGGGCAAGAAGGAAGAGGGCTCTCCAGTCGGCTGCATCCATTTATGACTCTGACACCTTCCCAGTCTCCCCTGAGCCAGACAATTCTACTGATGTCATCTCCCAGACATCTAAGTCAGTCCCTATTTCTGAATCTGTTGAATCAACCTCAGCTTTCCCAGAGAGGGTCAAGAGAGCTGCCGACCTTTCCATACCAGCCAAGCCCACTCCAGATCTAGTCAAATCCACTCTAGTCACTCCAGATCCCCTCAAGCCCACTCCAGTCACTCCGGAGCCAGTCAAACCCACTTCAGTCTTTCATGACCCAGTCAAGGCCACTCCAGAGCTAGTCAAACCCACTCTAGTCACTCCAGATCCAGTCAAGCCTGCTCCAGTCACTCCAGATCCCGTCAAACCCGTTCCAGTTATTCCAGAGCCAGTCAACCCTGCTCCCATCATTTACAAGAGAGCCAAGTGGGCAGCTATCTAGTCAGTTCCAGTCAATTCTAGGCCAGAGTCAACTTCTGTCATCCCCAAATCTGTCACCTTCTCTACCGTTATCCAGGAGAAAGTTGTCGACCACAGTCATCACTCAATCAATGAAGTTAGCACCAGACACCTGAGTCTATCAAGTCAACCTCTGTCTTCCCAGAGTCAACTGAGTGCACTCCTGTTTTTCAAGAATCAGTAACGTCTAATGTTGTCCCTCTATACTTAAGGTCAGTTCCCGACTTTTCACATTTGTCAGGTGTGAGTGAAAGGAGGACTCAGATGCAGAGTGTAGAACGGATAAACTTTATTTCTCGCCACccagaacacaaaataacataaacaatAATTAACAGCTGCTTAAGGAAGCGGAGATTCCAGAGCTGGTCGGCAGCGTCTACGGACCATACAAGCTGCTGGATCTCCGTGCTACTAGTCCTGCAGCACAAGGGAACAAAAGGTCAGAGAAAGCAGCgaaaaatgcacacaaaattaCTAGCCAGGACAAAACAATCTACTCACAACACAGAGCAGGACAGTAGGGACATATAAGGGAGTAGGGGAATAAGCGACAGGTGGAGGAGAGTCAGCTCGTGATCCGAGCACTCCCGCTGCACCATCAGCGCTGATTGCCCAGACCACGAGCTGCCGAACATGACAGGACAACACAGACAGCAAGAGGAGCCGGGAAGGCACCCTGacccgtgacagtacccccccaCCTCAGGGACGCCTCCTGGCGTCCCCGGAGGACTCACCATGACGCTGATGAAACTGATCAATGAGAGCGCGGTCCAGTATGTCGCGAGCCGGAATCCAGCATCTCTCCTCCGGACCATAACCCTCCCAGTCTACCAGGTATTAGTGACCTCTACCCCTACGCCTCACATCAAGGAGCCGCCGCACCGTATAGGCTGGCAACCCCTCGATGAGTCTAGGAGGCGGGGGGGCGGAGGTCAGGGGTTGGAGGGGGGAGCGAAAGACGGGTTTGATCTTAGAAACATGGAAACCCGGGTGGATCTTCTTAAATTGTGGGGTTAATTTGAGCCGCACCGTCACCTGACTGAGCACCTTGGCAATCATAAACGGTCCAACAAATTTGGGTCCCAGTTTACGTGAGGGAAGTCTGAAGTTGATGTCCTTAGAAGACAACCAGACCTTCTGACCACACACGTAAAGTGGGGGCTTGGTACGGTGACGGTCCGCCGACGCCTTGTTCCTTTCGCCAGTCCGAGTGAGGGCTTCCACCACAGTGAGGACTACTGTCTTGCCATTAGAGGGGGGCAAGCCACCCAGATAGCAAAAATCATTTGGGCCAGATCTGGTCCAGACCCATCGGACGGTCAGACCAGATGTGGATTCCTTTATGGTGATTTGGCCCAAATGTGGGCAGGATCTGGTCCAGTACcatgccggatctgggccagctcattttgtgtattttatattatatatatatatgccttcatacacacacacacaaataagttgtatacatatctaaaattcaaacacaatttgtttatttgtacagtgcttttcacaatacatattccaatgcagctttacagaaaatgcatttaaaaagagtattgcatttaaaagttacaaataaaaagagtaatgtccatatgccacagtatttgtacagttcccggataatacaaatcatacaaGTAGATAATGACCATTTAAGTAGAAGTGATAAATACCTTTAAAGCAATGATTACAAGCATCTTACCCAGACAGCAAggagtgtcggcccagatccggcccacaactGGCCAGCATGGATTTCatacgggccagatgtgggctggatctgggccagaactatgttgctgtctgggtacataatacatatttaaatatcttttttttttcttaaggtatAATACGAAGGTCTTAgacaacaaaaagtttaaagaaaTGATTTAGATGTACAGACAATTACTGTCCTGAacactattaaaacaatattcatattaaaacaattgaattacTACACAAATCATGTTTTACTACACTACATCTtttcttttgataatttttgcatcaaaagcaaaattaaagttaatttaaaacacTACCCCAAGTAGTATAAGTCTCTACTTCTAGtgcttactgtacataatattcAACAAGCTTAAAACAGTGCTACACAATGAGAATGAGAAGAATCTGAATAATTACCACAGGGAAATTTTATATCACAGGGAAAGGTCTTACAAATGTGTGTCACCACTGTGTGCTTGAGTTGGTTCTAGTTGTTCGAGTCTTCTGCAATGCTGTTTTTGAGGTAAATGCGAGCCCTCCATCTGACTCCACAGCTTAGACAGTTCCCCCCTTTTCGTTgtctctaaaaaaaataaataaataataatatataatgttttttgtacattgtccctgataactaataataataataataataataattaaatatattatacacacacacatacatacagtatatatatacacaaacacacacacacataaggtcaaaagtttacatacaccttgcagaatctgcaaaatttttataattttaccaaaataactgaaattaccaaaattaatagtagttattatgattgatgtggtttggaattggtaaaagtgcttaaaaaaaatgatcagaATATTGAATcgcctaataattatgcacgcaCTGAATATGCTTTTCCACATCATAAATGTTATCCATggttagcattttttaattttcctgtaaTCGAGTAATTTTGTCCTGCTTTGTGTGTGACAAAGATAATGTTCATTCTACTTACTGCCCATAGGTGTAAAGTATAATAACTGAtataacagagaagaaaagcaagGGGAAACTGTGCcacctgttttatatattaaaaaatacacaactaattgcattttacacagatatgttatgaatgtatttgtttcatttagtatTACAAAGCAAGGAAGGCAATGTTTAAGCCTTACACATAAGAGTCACAGTTTATTAACATGCTCCACTGTGGAAATTAGtgcatgtgacatcagtgtcaTACACACTTCACATTATCAGGCACaaaattattatcaatactcaATTATAAATTGTGGCATTCAAATAGTTTGAATAACTCAAACTccactgaaaactaaaaaaaaaaaaaaaacgaaagaaaaaaatggGACTCACCTTACTATTTGACAGTCCCGGCTCTCAGGTGGAACCTGAAATTGAAACAGATCGTTATATAGTGTTGCTGGACAATTTCTCAGTTAATTTACCCAATTAACATGGAGCATAccgttaacagaaataaaagcatattttggccaagcttttataaataaaaatcataccaaacaatataatgtaatacatgTATATCTCCTCAGTGCCCCTCTGTTTCTATCATTCAGTGTGCCTGAAAGCGTTCTGCCTGCTTATTCAAGGGGACCGGGCTCgacaaaagtttggacacattactgtttttaatgttcttgaaataagtgtcttatgctcagcaagccagcatttatttgaacaaacatacagaaaaaaaaaaaaaaaagaatattgtgaagtattaaaaataatgaaatgaaataaaataatggttttctattttaatatacttcgaaatctaatttatttctgcaatcaaagctgaatcttcagcatcattactcgtcttcagtgtcacatgatccgatcagaaatcattataatatactaaTTTGATACTCCGTTGTTAtcgatgttggaaacagttgtgttgcttaattttTTGGGAATGTGTGAtagttttttcaggatttattgatgaataaaaagttaaaaagaaaagcatttatttattcagctttgccatcacagaaataaattatattttaattacaattttaaaagtaattatcagttaaaatatgttttttatgaatatattgtaaaacgtaatttattcctgtgatcaaagctgaattttcagcatcattactccagtcttcagtgtcacatgatccttcagaaatcattcttatattattattagctgttcaagaaatatttctgattattatcagttgaaaaacagttgtgctccttaatatatgcagaaac
The sequence above is a segment of the Onychostoma macrolepis isolate SWU-2019 chromosome 22, ASM1243209v1, whole genome shotgun sequence genome. Coding sequences within it:
- the LOC131530718 gene encoding mast cell protease 1A-like, with amino-acid sequence MMTIISLLLLVSLHLTFTARVNVGIVNGTKAKPHSRPYMVSLQKDKEHICGGFLISDEFMTAAHFWRGYTDILTVVVGAHDLKNSEISYRIEVKSYIPHPHFTSCSLQNDIMLLRLQEKIKLDNNVTWISLPKDGDVDGDILCSVAGWGQLWMKGPLSDHLMEANVTTINHVECQHKWGSEYLASQMICAHGDGGSCIGDSGGPLVCGDTAVGVTSFAYSKSCNSAEHPNVYTKISAYLPWIHQIIRNIK